In Dermacentor variabilis isolate Ectoservices chromosome 7, ASM5094787v1, whole genome shotgun sequence, a genomic segment contains:
- the LOC142587468 gene encoding uncharacterized protein LOC142587468 — MQGDGVSSVPAVLTASTSAIAAPSLASVAVSKDASSTVRVKTHFLTPEEIEAAEAQRNAVKNKLGATPATLRKFQAMSPDPAPATATTVDEVFCLVQMCVFGHLLSKTLCQRCLSTGLTIQQGTQFGLATKLELVCPHCGIIANSWSSPRQNAGNAFEVNIRAIMAMKQIGKGQTAVNDFWAAMNVSHRGLHHKTYQEHLKKTFRGPETQRMESFYSESAAAVKKVYQGMDPGFTRDITVVYDGTWHKRGHTSHIGVGAVIEYHTGLILDAVVLSNQCLGCQTGPKPEDSEYSSWREQHICQRNTDAKSGRMEVEAALILFARSLTKHNLCYTTIVSDGDSATYSALAKENVYGLVPVVKEECLNHVQKRMGAALRNLVQKSDKALGGKGRLTKALIDKLTDYYGWALRNNSNDAAAMQRAVMASYHHITSTDAEPHHDLCPEGAGSWCRHKAAEANGLPQPRHRYNLPGYVAEAMLPVYQRLSEPSLLQRCLGAKTQNASESFHSVLWSLMPKEQHASLIAVETALNDAVMQYNAGNQRATKEISLSAGLTPGHLAIHRAVEKDALRMGKAEKRGQAKTERRQRKKACKDTANYSAGSF; from the coding sequence ATGCAAGGAGACGGCGTTTCAAGTGTGCCTGCTGTCCTGACCGCATCAACCTCGGCGATCGCGGCACCCTCTCTCGCGTCTGTCGCCGTGAGCAAAGACGCATCGTCGACCGTGCGCGTGAAAACGCACTTTCTGACGCCGGAGGAGATAGAGGCGGCGGAGGCACAACGTAatgctgtgaaaaacaaacttggTGCCACGCCCGCGACGCTACGAAAATTTCAAGCGATGTCGCCCGATCCCGCACCTGCCACTGCTACTACCGTAGATGAGGTATTTTGCCTTGTGCAAATGTGTGTGTTCGGCCACCTGCTCTCCAAAACCTTGTGCCAGCGCTGCCTTTCAACTGGACTGACAATTCAACAAGGTACCCAGTTCGGACTGGCTACAAAGCTTGAGTTGGTATGCCCACATTGTGGGATTATTGCTAATTCTTGGAGTTCACCACGCCAGAACGCAGGAAATGCTTTTGAGGTGAACATCCGAGCCATTATGGCTATGAAGCAAATTGGTAAGGGGCAGACAGCTGTAAATGACTTTTGGGCTGCTATGAATGTATCTCACAGAGGACTTCATCACAAGACGTACCAGGAACATCTGAAGAAGACATTCAGGGGCCCAGAGACTCAACGCATGGAGAGTTTCTATTCAGAATCAGCAGCTGCTGTGAAAAAGGTTTACCAGGGAATGGACCCAGGATTTACCAGAGACATTACTGTGGTCTATGATGGCACCTGGCACAAGCGTGGACACACATCCCACATTGGAGTTGGGGCAGTGATAGAGTATCACACTGGCCTCATCTTGGATGCAGTTGTCCTCTCAAACCAGTGCCTCGGGTGTCAAACAGGACCCAAACCAGAAGACTCCGAGTACTCAAGCTGGCGTGAGCAGCACATCTGCCAAAGAAACACTGATGCGAAGTCTGGAAGGatggaggtcgaggcagccttgATCCTTTTCGCCCGTTCACTGACAAAGCACAACCTCTGTTACACAACGATTGTGTCCGATGGAGACAGTGCCACCTACTCTGCCCTTGCGAAGGAGAATGTTTATGGGCTAGTCCCAGTTGTCAAAGAAGAATGCCTCAATCACGTGCAGAAAAGGATGGGGGCTGCACTGCGCAACCTAGTGCAAAAGAGTGATAAGGCATTGGGAGGGAAAGGAAGGCTGACAAAGGCTCTGATCGACAAGCTGACGGATTACTATGGCTGGGCTTTGAGAAACAACTCGAATGACGCGGCAGCAATGCAGCGTGCAGTGATGGCGTCCTACCATCACATCACATCCACCGATGCGGAGCCTCACCATGACCTATGCCCAGAGGGCGCTGGCTCATGGTGCCGCCACAAGGCTGCTGAGGCAAATGGCTTACCACAACCAAGGCACAGGTACAATCTGCCAGGCTATGTCGCTGAGGCTATGCTGCCTGTTTATCAGCGCCTCTCCGAGCCTTCCCTTCTTCAGCGGTGCCTTGGAGCGAAGACTCAAAATGCATCGGAATCATTTCATTCTGTTCTGTGGTCACTGATGCCCAAGGAGCAGCATGCATCCCTGATTGCAGTGGAGACAGCACTGAATGATGCAGTGATGCAGTATAATGCTGGAAACCAAAGGGCCACCAAAGAAATTTCTCTGTCTGCGGGGCTCACACCTGGCCACCTAGCCATCCATCGAGCCGTGGAAAAAGATGCCCTGCGCATGGGAAAGGCTGAGAAGCGAGGTCAAGCGAAGACTGAGAGGCGGCAGAGAAAGAAAGCCTGCAAAGACACCGCAAACTATTCTGCGGGGTCATTTTAG
- the LOC142587471 gene encoding uncharacterized protein LOC142587471 isoform X2 translates to MVPLGKQMWIDTSAASDDGRESGVLRLRQPSRPRQHSRAVLPQPCLIPHHHKPRRLTPQKKLASRKPSAPWMAATFLSRRRNSMPRTIITTKAGTASYSWQ, encoded by the exons ATGGTCCCATTAGGCAAGCAGATGTGGATCGACACGAGCGCAGCGAGCGACGACGGTAGAGAAAGCGGCGTGCTGAGGCTGAGGCAACCAAGCCGGCCACGCCAGCACAGCCGTGCAGTGTTGCCGCAGCCGTGCCTGATCCCCCATCATCACAAGCCGAGGAGGCTGACGCCACAGAAGAAATTG GCTTCCCGCAAGCCATCGGCGCCTTGGATGGCTGCCACTTTCCTTTCTCGCCGCCGAAACAGCATGCCACGGACTATTATAACTACAAAGGCTG GTACAGCGTCATACTCCTGGCAGTAG
- the LOC142587471 gene encoding uncharacterized protein LOC142587471 isoform X1 translates to MVPLGKQMWIDTSAASDDGRESGVLRLRQPSRPRQHSRAVLPQPCLIPHHHKPRRLTPQKKLASRKPSAPWMAATFLSRRRNSMPRTIITTKADTGPFPEATSSSPDHIESHHC, encoded by the exons ATGGTCCCATTAGGCAAGCAGATGTGGATCGACACGAGCGCAGCGAGCGACGACGGTAGAGAAAGCGGCGTGCTGAGGCTGAGGCAACCAAGCCGGCCACGCCAGCACAGCCGTGCAGTGTTGCCGCAGCCGTGCCTGATCCCCCATCATCACAAGCCGAGGAGGCTGACGCCACAGAAGAAATTG GCTTCCCGCAAGCCATCGGCGCCTTGGATGGCTGCCACTTTCCTTTCTCGCCGCCGAAACAGCATGCCACGGACTATTATAACTACAAAGGCTG atacgggaccatTTCCTGAggctacttcgagttccccagaccacatcgaatcgcaccactgctaa